ATACGCCGTTCCTACCGGCAATGTATTTCCCGCCGTAATCAGACAGTAACTTGAACCCATGATAGAAAGACACGTCACCGCCCATTCCCATGGAAGTTCAGCGTATTTAAGCCCCGTAATCCACATCAATTCAAAAAAAGTAGCACCTAAAATTTTTACCCAGCCGATATTCATCACAAAAACCTCCTGAAAATTAATTTTATAAAACAAAAAAGGCTATAGACTGCTGTTTGATTCAGAAACAGCAAAATCTATAGCCTTTTTTCAGACGCTTTCATTTACTTATGGTAGTTTAACAAAATTATTTTTATTTGTCAAATGCCGTTTAATCTAAACTAATTTTTTCACGTCTTTTGGAAAGCTCCTTCAATATATTAAAATAAAAACTTCCGTTTAACTTGTAAAATTTAAGATATAGACACAAAATTACCATAATCAGTAAAGCCGACATTATAAACATCATCACTCTCAAGCCCAAAACCGTTTCTGGCGTCTGAACCGCATTCGGCACATAACCCACCAAGGATAAAACCATCGCCCCGATAAAACCAGCAATAGCCGAACCAAATTTCACGGTAAATGTCTGTACAGAAAACACGACAGCCTCGCTTCTGATACCCGATTTATATTCTCCATATTCAACTGTATCCGCCAGCATTACAGTCGTCGTAACACCGGCTAAAGCATTGCCCAGACAAAAGAAACCTGCCATGGAAAAAAACAGCCAGATATTCGCATTTTCATCGCTGCCGGTAAAAAACATGCCCAACAAACCTAATACTAAAAAAACAGATGATAAAATATATACCACCTTTCGGGAAAATTTATTCGCTAAAGATGGAAAAGCTATCAAACCTATAGAGCCAACAATAAAATTAACTATGCCAAAAATAGAAAACCATTCTTCATGACAAACTACATATTTGAAAAAATAAATATTCATTCCAGTCCATAAAAATACTGCAATTTGCTGTAATATCGTCATAAAAATAATAATTAATAATTGATCATTTTCCTTCAAGAAATTCAATACTTCGCTAAGTTTAATATCTCTTTTATTTTTTATAACTACATGTTCACTGACATTTCTTACACATATTATTTCACAAATATTGAATACAACAGCTACAATCACGGCAAATCTCAAATAGCCATCACTTTCACTAGCTCCCATATTCACGCCTAAACAAGCGATTACTAATAAACCAATTGTAGACATCATTTGACCACCAAAAGTCGCAAATAATCTAGATAACATAGAAATTTCATTTCTAACCTTAGCATCATTTGAAAATGCCGGTATCATTGCCCAAAAAGGCACGTCCATCAAGGTATATGTAAGACTCCATAATAGATATGTAACAATACACCAGACATTTATCAAAATTCCCTGTAAAAAAGTTGCCGGATTTAAATATAATAAAATTAAAACAAAAGAATTTATTATTGTTCCTATTAAAATCCAAGGGCGAAATTTTCCCCATTTAGTTTTTGTATTATCAACAAACCAGCCCATAAAAGGATTAGTTATAGCATCTACAATGCGAACCACTAAAAATAAAGTACTCACAAAAATTAACGATACACCAACTACATCGGTATAAAAAATCATCAGAAAAGCAGCTATCATATTATAAATAAAATCTTTTCCATAAGCTCCTATTCCATAAGATAATTTCTCTTTCCATAAAAGTTTTTCCATAAATAAATTTGCTCCTCCATTTTTTTAATTTTTATAAAATAAAAAGACTATAACTCCTCTGTTTTGTTCAGAAACAGAAAAAGTTATAGTCTAAAATGACGAAT
The window above is part of the Megamonas hypermegale genome. Proteins encoded here:
- a CDS encoding DMT family transporter: MNIGWVKILGATFFELMWITGLKYAELPWEWAVTCLSIMGSSYCLITAGNTLPVGTAYSVFVGLSSIGTILVEFLGFGILPSFWQLVFMVTLIVGVIGLKLLNEQVER
- a CDS encoding glycoside-pentoside-hexuronide (GPH):cation symporter is translated as MEKLLWKEKLSYGIGAYGKDFIYNMIAAFLMIFYTDVVGVSLIFVSTLFLVVRIVDAITNPFMGWFVDNTKTKWGKFRPWILIGTIINSFVLILLYLNPATFLQGILINVWCIVTYLLWSLTYTLMDVPFWAMIPAFSNDAKVRNEISMLSRLFATFGGQMMSTIGLLVIACLGVNMGASESDGYLRFAVIVAVVFNICEIICVRNVSEHVVIKNKRDIKLSEVLNFLKENDQLLIIIFMTILQQIAVFLWTGMNIYFFKYVVCHEEWFSIFGIVNFIVGSIGLIAFPSLANKFSRKVVYILSSVFLVLGLLGMFFTGSDENANIWLFFSMAGFFCLGNALAGVTTTVMLADTVEYGEYKSGIRSEAVVFSVQTFTVKFGSAIAGFIGAMVLSLVGYVPNAVQTPETVLGLRVMMFIMSALLIMVILCLYLKFYKLNGSFYFNILKELSKRREKISLD